Proteins found in one Mucilaginibacter gracilis genomic segment:
- a CDS encoding helix-hairpin-helix domain-containing protein: MENKPIARTLRLLSQLMELHEVNPFKIKSIANAAFKVDKLPFKLADKPFDELEKIDGIGKSLAGKIAELLTTGTLIELQELLAATPPGVVEMLAIKGIGPKKIAVIWHDLNIENIGELFYACNENRLIEAKGFGLKTQEEIRKAIEFKMASSGKFLYAQVETFAQNMLEQLQQLLPDADMIICGDYRRRVEIITDLVYVIGADDVGEAITALQRADLLQNMQVTDNTISGETEAGLAVSLVVSDTVHFYTEVFAQTGNKEHVEAVLNRIKQPNLEVESEEEIYENAGLPYIEPELREGTAIIAKAIASELPQLITYDDLKGTLHNHSTWSDGVHSLEEIVPYLRDTLGLEYLGICDHSKSAFYAKGLSIERVLQQHEEIDYINKNTPGFHIFKGIESDILNDGQLDYPDEILQRFDFIVASVHSNLKMDHDKATARLIKAIENPYTTILGHPTGRLLLSRNGYSIDYKKVIDACAANGVVIEINANPLRLDLDWRWHQYALDKGVWLSINPDAHRNEGFLDMHYGVLTARKGGLYKERCLNALSLDEIKQVFAKRKAHTSINK; this comes from the coding sequence ATGGAAAATAAACCTATTGCCCGTACCCTGCGTTTGCTTAGTCAGTTAATGGAACTGCACGAGGTTAACCCGTTCAAAATAAAATCGATAGCTAACGCAGCGTTTAAGGTTGATAAGCTTCCTTTTAAACTGGCCGATAAGCCTTTTGATGAATTAGAAAAAATTGACGGTATTGGTAAAAGTTTGGCGGGTAAAATTGCTGAGCTATTAACTACCGGCACCTTAATAGAATTGCAAGAGTTATTAGCGGCCACGCCCCCCGGCGTAGTTGAAATGCTGGCCATTAAGGGCATTGGCCCTAAAAAAATAGCCGTTATTTGGCACGACTTAAATATTGAAAACATTGGCGAACTATTTTACGCCTGTAACGAAAACCGTTTAATTGAGGCCAAAGGCTTTGGCTTAAAAACGCAGGAAGAGATACGCAAGGCCATTGAATTTAAAATGGCAAGCAGCGGCAAGTTTTTGTATGCCCAGGTTGAAACTTTCGCCCAAAACATGCTGGAACAATTACAGCAACTTTTACCCGATGCTGATATGATCATTTGCGGAGATTATCGCAGACGGGTTGAAATTATAACCGATTTAGTTTACGTTATAGGCGCAGACGACGTTGGCGAGGCCATTACTGCTTTACAACGTGCCGATTTGCTGCAAAACATGCAGGTAACCGACAACACCATTAGCGGTGAAACTGAAGCCGGTTTGGCTGTTAGTTTGGTTGTTAGCGATACCGTACATTTTTATACTGAAGTTTTTGCCCAAACCGGTAATAAAGAGCATGTTGAAGCGGTTTTAAACCGGATAAAACAACCCAACCTGGAGGTTGAAAGCGAGGAAGAAATTTATGAAAACGCGGGCCTGCCTTATATAGAACCCGAATTGCGCGAAGGCACGGCTATTATTGCCAAAGCAATAGCAAGCGAATTACCGCAACTGATAACCTATGACGACCTGAAGGGAACGCTGCACAACCACAGTACCTGGAGCGACGGTGTGCATTCGCTGGAAGAGATAGTACCTTACCTTCGCGATACGCTGGGGCTTGAGTACCTGGGCATTTGCGACCATAGCAAGAGTGCCTTTTATGCCAAAGGTTTGAGTATTGAGCGGGTTTTACAACAGCACGAGGAGATAGATTATATTAATAAAAACACGCCCGGGTTCCATATTTTTAAAGGCATCGAGTCGGACATTTTGAACGATGGCCAGTTAGATTATCCCGATGAGATATTACAGCGTTTTGATTTTATTGTAGCATCGGTACACTCAAACCTTAAAATGGACCACGATAAGGCTACCGCCCGTTTAATTAAAGCTATAGAAAACCCCTATACCACCATTCTGGGGCACCCAACAGGAAGGCTTTTACTAAGCCGTAACGGTTATAGTATTGATTATAAAAAGGTGATTGATGCCTGTGCCGCCAATGGCGTGGTTATCGAAATTAACGCCAACCCGCTTAGGCTGGATTTGGACTGGCGCTGGCACCAGTATGCGCTGGATAAAGGCGTGTGGCTATCCATAAACCCCGATGCCCACCGCAACGAGGGCTTTTTAGATATGCACTACGGCGTTTTAACCGCGCGCAAAGGTGGCTTATACAAAGAGCGTTGCCTTAATGCATTGAGCCTTGACGAGATAAAACAGGTATTTGCAAAACGGAAAGCCCACACATCAATCAATAAATAA
- the sppA gene encoding signal peptide peptidase SppA, protein MKQFFKFVFATIVGLALTFVLLIFLLIGIVSVATSDKPVDVPSNSVLRIALTMPINERTPDNPLAGLSFLGFDDNKTIGLNDILANIRKAKTDSHIKGIFLDESYVQSGQATTEEVRNALIDFKKSGKFIVAYSEIYTQSFYYLASVADKVYMNPKGIFELHGFSSQVMFYKGALDKLGIDMQIIKVGTYKSAVEPFFLTKMSDANRLQVNAYLGSMYDHFLTGISQSRHINKDSLANIANNLLVQNPEDAVKYKLLDGLKYKDELLDELKQRTGTSKKSNVKSVNIADYTKAGDDKDTSDNASSRIAIVYASGEISGGEGDDNTIGSEKLSKTLRQVRLDDNVKAVVLRVNSPGGSSLASDVIWREVLLTKKVKPVIVSMGDYAASGGYYIACAADSIYAEPNTVTGSIGIFAMLPNMQKFFNDKLGLTFDGVKTGKFADLGDVSRPLTEEERMILQNQVNRGYDTFTQAVADGRHKTQAYINSIGQGRVWTGSQAIKIGLVDKLGNINDAVKSAAKKANIKTYSIVPYPEQTSKFKNIGKSLSVEVRAAMVKSELGDNYQYYNQVKQTVQRSGVQMRMPYDVVIK, encoded by the coding sequence ATGAAACAATTCTTCAAATTTGTTTTTGCCACAATAGTTGGCCTGGCTCTTACCTTCGTCCTCCTGATCTTTCTTTTAATAGGAATTGTTTCTGTAGCCACAAGTGATAAACCTGTAGATGTGCCGTCAAATTCGGTTTTGCGCATCGCACTTACTATGCCCATAAACGAGCGCACGCCCGATAACCCTTTGGCTGGTTTAAGCTTTTTAGGCTTTGATGATAATAAAACCATTGGCCTTAACGATATTTTGGCCAACATCCGCAAAGCTAAAACCGATAGCCATATTAAGGGTATTTTTTTAGATGAAAGCTATGTGCAAAGCGGCCAGGCTACTACCGAAGAAGTACGCAACGCGCTTATTGATTTTAAAAAATCGGGTAAGTTTATTGTTGCCTATTCCGAAATATATACCCAGAGCTTTTACTACCTGGCATCAGTTGCCGATAAGGTTTACATGAACCCTAAAGGGATATTTGAGCTGCATGGCTTTAGCTCGCAAGTAATGTTTTACAAAGGCGCGCTTGATAAGTTGGGCATTGATATGCAAATCATCAAAGTAGGCACTTACAAAAGCGCGGTTGAACCGTTTTTTTTAACCAAAATGAGCGATGCAAACCGTTTACAGGTAAATGCTTACTTGGGCTCTATGTACGACCACTTTTTAACCGGCATTAGCCAAAGCCGCCACATCAATAAAGATTCGTTGGCCAATATTGCCAATAATTTATTGGTGCAAAACCCCGAAGATGCGGTTAAATACAAACTGCTTGACGGGCTTAAATATAAAGACGAACTGCTTGACGAGTTGAAACAACGTACAGGAACGAGCAAAAAAAGCAACGTAAAATCGGTTAACATTGCCGATTATACAAAAGCGGGGGACGACAAAGATACCAGCGACAATGCAAGCAGCCGCATTGCCATTGTTTATGCCAGTGGCGAAATTAGCGGCGGCGAAGGCGACGATAACACCATAGGATCTGAAAAATTATCTAAAACGCTGCGCCAGGTGCGTTTAGATGATAACGTTAAAGCGGTAGTGCTGCGTGTTAACTCGCCGGGAGGCAGTTCGTTAGCCAGCGATGTAATATGGCGCGAAGTACTGCTTACCAAAAAAGTAAAACCGGTTATTGTTTCGATGGGTGATTATGCAGCATCTGGCGGTTACTACATTGCCTGCGCCGCCGATTCTATTTATGCCGAACCCAATACCGTTACAGGCTCTATAGGTATTTTTGCCATGCTGCCAAACATGCAGAAGTTTTTTAACGATAAATTAGGCCTTACCTTTGATGGTGTAAAAACGGGCAAATTTGCCGATCTGGGCGATGTTTCGCGCCCGCTTACCGAAGAAGAACGCATGATATTGCAAAACCAGGTTAACCGCGGCTACGATACATTTACCCAGGCTGTAGCCGATGGCCGCCATAAAACCCAGGCCTATATTAATAGTATTGGCCAGGGCCGAGTTTGGACGGGCAGCCAGGCCATTAAAATAGGATTAGTTGATAAGTTGGGTAACATTAACGACGCCGTTAAATCTGCCGCAAAAAAAGCCAACATTAAAACTTACAGTATAGTACCCTACCCCGAGCAAACCAGCAAGTTTAAAAATATAGGCAAAAGCTTAAGTGTTGAAGTACGCGCGGCCATGGTGAAAAGCGAATTGGGCGATAACTATCAATATTATAACCAAGTAAAACAAACCGTACAACGTAGTGGTGTACAAATGCGTATGCCGTATGATGTGGTAATAAAGTAA
- the folK gene encoding 2-amino-4-hydroxy-6-hydroxymethyldihydropteridine diphosphokinase, with protein sequence MISVFLLLGSNIGNRGFFLNCAIAEIEKQVGNVLKRSKVHETLAWGKTDEPDYLNQVLEVETVLQPQQLLKTLLDIEKHLGRERKEKWGSRTIDIDILFYGNDVINQPDLIIPHPQLHKRKFTLEPLAEIAPAYVHPLLNQTIAQLNLLLRV encoded by the coding sequence ATGATTAGTGTTTTTTTGTTGTTGGGAAGTAATATTGGTAACAGGGGCTTTTTTTTAAATTGTGCTATTGCCGAAATTGAAAAACAGGTTGGCAATGTGCTGAAACGATCAAAAGTACACGAAACGCTGGCCTGGGGGAAAACCGATGAGCCTGACTATTTAAACCAGGTTTTGGAGGTTGAAACCGTGCTGCAACCGCAACAACTTTTAAAAACCTTATTGGATATTGAAAAGCATTTGGGCCGCGAGCGTAAAGAAAAATGGGGCTCGCGAACTATTGATATTGACATACTGTTTTATGGCAACGATGTTATTAACCAGCCCGATTTAATTATTCCGCACCCGCAATTGCATAAGCGCAAGTTTACCCTTGAGCCGCTTGCCGAAATAGCACCGGCCTATGTACACCCGCTGCTTAATCAAACTATTGCTCAACTAAATTTATTATTGCGAGTTTAA